From a single Stigmatopora nigra isolate UIUO_SnigA chromosome 21, RoL_Snig_1.1, whole genome shotgun sequence genomic region:
- the kcnk9 gene encoding potassium channel subfamily K member 9 has product MALRTGRTWFGRVLRRVSRLQGSWSRRSSSLLCLSANQEHDPGFSYRCPTPSPTPSPGPGPGHGSGPAGDPLGYRPRCASASRRSSALGFFPSRRTIPGNTRGHEPLTRRLLVAMKRQNVRTLSLIVCTFTYLLVGAAVFDALESDFEMREKEQLEAEERRLQGKYNISEDDYRKLESIIMEAEPHRAGVQWKFAGSFYFAITVITTIGYGHAAPGTDAGKAFCMFYAVLGIPLTLVMFQSLGERMNTFVKYLLKRIKKCFGMSITDVSMENMVTVGFFSCIGTLCIGAAAFSHYEDWSFFQSYYYCFITLTTIGFGDFVALQKNRALQKKPLYVAFSFMYILVGLTVIGAFLNLVVLRFLTMNSEDERRDAEERASLAGNRSSMIIHIQDESLQRGRRRGARDSHRDEMGDLHSVCSCMRYRSHELAASGALMGGLGCAFSNQNSLGSQLNPGHFYHSISYKIEEISPSTLKNSFYPSPISSVSPGLHSFTEKLQLMRRRKSV; this is encoded by the exons ATGGCACTGCGCACCGGGAGGACTTGGTTCGGACGGGTCTTGCGCAGGGTCTCACGGCTGCAGGGCTCCTGGTCCAGGCGCTCCAGCAGTCTTTTGTGTCTCTCCGCTAACCAGGAACACGATCCGGGTTTCTCGTACCGTTGCCCCACACCCAGCCCCACCCCCAGCCCCGGCCCGGGGCCAGGCCACGGATCCGGCCCCGCAGGTGATCCCCTCGGCTACCGTCCTCGGTGCGCGTCCGCCTCCAGGCGCAGCAGCGCACTCGGCTTCTTCCCTTCTCGTCGCACCATCCCGGGGAACACGAGGGGACATGAGCCCCTCACTCGCCGGCTCCTGGTGGCCATGAAGCGGCAAAACGTGCGGACTTTATCCCTGATCGTTTGCACGTTCACCTACCTGCTGGTAGGGGCCGCCGTCTTCGACGCCCTAGAGTCCGACTTCGAGATGCGGGAGAAGGAGCAGCTGGAAGCCGAGGAGAGGCGCCTGCAGGGGAAATACAACATTAGCGAGGACGACTACCGCAAACTGGAAAGCATCATTATGGAGGCCGAGCCACACCGAGCTGGGGTGCAATGGAAATTCGCCGGTTCCTTTTACTTCGCCATCACGGTCATCACCACCATAG GTTACGGTCACGCGGCGCCTGGAACGGACGCCGGGAAAGCCTTCTGCATGTTTTACGCCGTCCTGGGCATTCCTTTGACTCTAGTGATGTTCCAAAGTCTGGGCGAAAGGATGAACACCTTCGTCAAGTACCTGCTAAAACGCATCAAGAAATGCTTTGGCATGAGCATCACCGACGTCTCCATGGAGAACATGGTGACGGTGGGTTTCTTCTCTTGCATCGGCACGCTTTGCATCGGCGCCGCCGCGTTCTCGCACTACGAGGACTGGAGTTTCTTCCAGTCCTACTACTACTGCTTTATCACCTTGACCACCATAGGCTTTGGGGACTTTGTGGCCTTGCAAAAGAACAGAGCCCTCCAGAAGAAGCCCCTTTACGTGGCCTTTAGCTTCATGTACATCCTGGTGGGCTTAACAGTCATCGGGGCTTTCCTCAACTTGGTGGTGCTGCGATTCCTGACTATGAACAGCGAGGACGAACGACGGGATGCCGAGGAACGAGCCTCGTTGGCGGGGAATCGTAGCAGTATGATCATCCACATCCAGGACGAGTCACTACAGCGGGGGAGGCGGCGGGGGGCCCGGGACAGCCACCGGGACGAAATGGGTGACTTGCACTCGGTGTGTTCTTGCATGCGCTACCGCTCGCACGAGTTAGCCGCCTCCGGGGCGCTGATGGGCGGACTGGGATGTGCCTTCTCCAACCAGAACTCGTTGGGTTCGCAGCTCAATCCAGGACACTTTTATCACTCCATCTCCTACAAGATTGAGGAGATCTCACCCAGCACGTTAAAGAACAGCTTCTACCCGTCGCCTATTAGTTCCGTGTCGCCGGGTCTTCACAGTTTCACGGAAAAACTACAGTTGATGAGGAGGAGAAAGTCCGTCTAG